The sequence catcgctccccgtagaaagcaccctcgatatagtttgccaagagccacttggagcgctgtaagcaactctcggcataCCTTctaggcgcactgatggtaaacttagcttggacaagaaccatttggattgaacgtaaattgccaattaaaacatttttacatttataactttgcaaaacttggttgttttaataaataccacaaatataagtcgatgagtaatttatattacggtttcatatattttccactaattctaaaattattaattataattttcattctatatattgtctatatatagttctttaatattatttagtttttatttttatttttgtggtctgcagtTTCTACGGGcatttttagactattcgtctaatcaagttcttgtatgtattttccaatttcttaattattatatattctaacgtttttataaaaatataattataattccaagtgataggaaaattgttctttcggtttttagatgttaagacgacagttacaagccaatatatatatatatacatataattcaaattattatttaagtttttcaggagttttaaatgcctcaaaatcttcaagatttttttacaattttataaatctttttaaatttttgaaatattttcgacactgtaaacttcacgaaataacaaaatgctgaaacctgaaaatcccgaattaaaaaattctagaataatgaaattctggacagtttacaatattaccgagtttgaaaattcccgaataataaaactccaggcggAATGctgtctaataataaaatatacaaactagaaaattcccgaaatgcagaaattgagaaaacagttatgtggtcaatattagttatttattaaaaatacaataatcaaatatttttattatagaaatttggtttaatgtttaatttttttaattattgttttaatttaaaataacaataattgtataaaaatgtgatacaaacaaaaatttaaaacaagtgagcttcaaatgaaacaaactttgcaagattcaatgcaggctgatttaacgcgacttttattttcatttttttaaataataattttatttttgcgagcgttttctgtaatgtacaaaaataaaatggacattttcaaacaactttttttatccaaaaatacatttgtNNNNNNNNNNNNNNNNNNNNNNNNNNNNNNNNNNNNNNNNNNNNNNNNNNNNNNNNNNNNNNNNNNNNNNNNNNNNNNNNNNNNNNNNNNNNNNNNNNNNTATATAGTTATATAAATTCAAGACATCGCTCTTACATTTTCGATACTCTTACGCATACTAACGATTCACTAGAAGCGTTTACAGATCTGAAAGAACTCTCTAGCCATTAAAACTGTCCAGAGCTTCTTATATAATTTCAATATCACGAGTCCCATCAATCTCAGATTTTCACCAACAGCTCAGAGTTCCTCAAAAAATGCAACCCTCGCTTTCGTCGAACCCGACTTGACTTTCTTGAGCGTACTATACTTATTTTCGCCGAGTCTCACCTGCTCTTCATGAAGCTGGTCCAATTCGCACTGTTTTTCGCCAACTTTCATCAACTCGATTTCTGACCGCAGCTCCTTTAACTGCTCCTGCAAATTTTTACTCTTCTCCCAATAATCAACACGCTCTTTCTCGATTTCAATCGACAATTGATCGACATCACCATCGGCGATTAAATCGTAAGATGTGAGCTCGGGGGATAGAGGTTCTGTGTCCAAGTGCAATGTCTGCAGGTCCGCTTGCAAATCCGAGGGTAAGACTTGCGTTGAGGGGAAAATGTTTGATACAGGctgcaacaaaaaaagtaattttaagtatTAGAGTCACCTTAAatgctcgattatgtatttacctcgcgctcggtctttatattttcgcacattcttgtgcaaaccttttaaaattaagactcaaaaatCCTACCagtataattttgtgattgtgaattctcttttcttaaaagagcttagctcgagagtttgagtgcacctacggcacgcgactaatGACTATCGCACTCCGcgttcggtctttgcatttctgccgcattcgtgcacagatcaaaggtcaacggaccgacaactgtaattttgtgattgtgaagtctcttttgttaaagttctttcggctttaatgaacacattctcatcgcaacacttttatgtcaaatatcatatattttttatataactctgcctgggattgcttattcaaatattgcaaaataaagcacaaattgtatttatcatgattattttaatatttgtttcgtattttgctttaaattgtattctaagctgcgctcaaacatgtatcatttcaattaatttatatcattagaattcataatatgcataaaaattgaattatactaattcttatttccttgtttttataatttttttttacttttaatcttgttttttacgagtAAAGAAAAACTATCGTGCATTTGCatatggtctaatacaggaacctatatagggtcctatataggatcctttgttCTCATTCGTCTTTTGTtatgcaatgttataatttcggaatttttacagtgatgtgggaattttatttttaattttccaattcgggacttttatatttcgacaatgcattgtcgaaatataNNNNNNNNNNNNNNNNNNNNNNNNNNNNNNNNNNNNNNNNNNNNNNNNNNNNNNNNNNNNNNNNNNNNNNNNNNNNNNNNNNNNNNNNNNNNNNNNNNNNGCTTTGCACAATTGCAAAATTCCGAGCCAATAGTGCCTCGTTTTCGGCTTTTAGAGAACTACGATCGTCAGTTGAGAAAGTTGATCATCTGATTTCGGTATTCcgagtggatttaaaaaaaaacacacaaaattagGTTTTCTTGACACCTTTACTAtcgtagttaattttttatctaaagtaCGATCACCAGCTCGCCATATTCTCACATGCGATAGATTGTACAATAGGAGTTTATAAGTTTTTTAAGATGTCTACGGAAAGTCATTAGTAGTTTTATCAATACTCGTCTCGAGACACGAATTGTTAAtaggattttaagtttttgaaatcgaGAATAATTCGGACGGTCGCTGAGGCAGcgaaaacgtgttttttttttaattttaattttaatatgacgATTTAAAGTGCCTTGTAATCATCGGTAAAGTAGGGAAATTACTTAGAATCGAAATTAAACGACTGAGAATTTGTGAAAGAAAACGCTTGAAAATTTGCCTTGAGTTCCATTCTCGAGTTGAAGCTTTTTTCCACTCGAGTTTAAAATGTAGGAAAATGTTAAGTACGTAAGCTGAGTAGGAATAGGTTCAGATACTTGAAACGGATTTTTAGTTACGTCAGAGACAGTGACCATTGTAATAAACAGAgcaataaaatctattttttattcttttacaaaACATATGTACATTTAAGTTATACAGACATACAGTGTATGTTATTTTACTGTACGTAGAGGCGAATCAAATCGTCCTCTGTAGCTGGATAATTTGTGACAGGACATTTTCCATACCTCTGTATCACAGGTAAAATGCATTGATAGCAAAAGAtgtatctgaaaaataaaatttacatgttACACAAtatgtatttcttttaaaatgagagTCACTTTTATTTTATACCTAATGAAGACATATTAAACATATTGCAGTCTTGAACATGCAGtattgaagacttaaacaattaaaaattaaaagtgtttgatgttgaaaattcgggataaaaaacatttgttttttattaactgtaagtataaatacattatttttaaaatgaatctctACTTTAAATATTGAGtatattaaactgtttcaattcgaaagtattcgtcattaaaaaaatggaaacgtACTACTGAAACTTTAtcaattatgtttaattttaaaataactataataatgtatttgtaattaatggctttaattaaatttaaaatattgtttcagtcgaaaaatgttccatttttgaaccatttaatttcaaattttcaaattaggaacaagaataattatttaatatttagcagtaCTCGGCGGTTTATTTAAGACGAATgaattgtaaccaaatatttgaaagtaaacaatttgaaactgaattattgagatagaaagccttgaatcgttaaaatttcgaggggctcttaaactttgaacgttgccatttttattctccttttttaaaaaatgtttaatttgtaagtaaaattgttgaattttggtgtttaaatagcaattgaattcttattatttgtagaaaaatttaagtaatttttagaggtatttagaaaaaaaaatgtagatttttgaagatttaaaaaaaaaagaatttagaaactttttaagaattgtgtaaggctttcaaagaataaaaacattttcgtaagattcctaggaaaattgaaaataatttttaatgttgaaaaattattttaagagaatattaaaaaagattttaaaatatttctaaaagtattttctagaaattatacGGAATATtctattcatttcaaaatatatttagaagttctaaacatatttcaaaaataattttaaagttgaatcaatttaaaacaacttctagatttgtcgagatttaaaataataaaattttgaagcttttcaagtatgtttaaactatttaagatcaaaataatttaacttctattttaagAAGTattcattgaaaaacaatttaattttttcaatttttaacgtttctagcttaaaattattaaaaataatacaattttgaaatttttaaagattatggaTTCCTTAATagggcattgaaaatgataacgtggatttatatttttataattaaatctgaCTCGGAACTCAttaatctaaaatgttaaaaattctaaactttgcagtttatctgcatttcattaaaaattgttcaattgaagtatcattttttatcactgcaaatggaaaaatgtttaaatttatagttcgcatttttctttgattaaaacggccacccagagtattgaatgaatttagaagaattcaagtcaacaaaacaaaattcaaaagaattccaaagaatttaaaagaattcagtgtgaaatacaaaaacaacaaaatcaagtatctaaaaatctttgataaccctactaatttctaacccaaGAAGTAACTAATGCCTGCAAAACAATTGaagtttaattcaaaagaatgcaaatgaattgaacaaaatttaaaaaatgctattgaaTTTCGTAAACTTTGAAtgaatttacaggaatttaaggtaaatgagaagaattcaatgaaattcataaaaattcgaagtgaaattaaaaaataaattgaataattaaaaaaaaaaaatttaatatgaaacaaCTTGATTAAATCCAGTAAATTTGGAATaagctttaaaaagttcaagggaatggaaaataatttgatgaaatgcctaagaatttaaggtgaggtgaaacaaatttttgatcaattaaataagaataactttaaaatccattgatttaaatagaatttagtgaatttagaagaattcaaatgaatttagaaaCATTCAAGCGAATTCgaattcatttaaaagaattacaaaataattcaaatgaaatggaaacatttttttaatagaaaaattccattgattaaGATAAATATTGAgttaatttagagaaatttaagagaaataagaaaaattatatgtatttcataaaaaaatcatgctGAATTTAAGAAGAAATCAAgtgaactgaaaaaattcaaaaatataaatcaattaacTGAATcgggtagaattgagtgaatttagaattcaaaagaatttaaacgaaCTCCAAATgatatgcaaaataaattttaaaatatcttcacaTCTTTGAAACCatactaatttccaacaaaaacagaAACTAATGACTAGAagtcaattcaaaagaattccaattgattagaaataatttaatatatcgACAAAAtgtcattgatttcagtaaaattcgattaaatttagaggaatttaagggaaatgaattaatagaaaaaaatattcctcataatcttttgaaatcccttgcaacTTTTAAAAGCTCATGAACattccttataatttttaaaaataccttcgGATTATTGAAGTCTATTAGAATATCTTAAAACAAGTAACGTAAAAGtgatttaagaacaaaattgacTAATAGTTACTCTGTGCTACCCCTAATTATTTATTGCAACTATATAGTTCGAGTGAAATGAAAAGGAAtttaacttttatcattttcacataaaagcgcttaaaaaactttcaaacaaaagtttttcaattttgacaatttaattaggAAGGATAtataattgtatcatttctaatttaaagcgttaaaaattcaaaaaatgtattttgaattcaaaaatctgGAAATTAGATATCATCCAAAtggaaattggaaaaataaatcatttcgaaatcaaaataataaaaattagactaCTTctaattcaaaacattcaaaattgaataattatacattttttacttttgaacttaattaaatttaaattcgaagcgattcaaatttgataatatgaaattgaaaactaaattgaatgtttcaaattcgaagcttctgaaattctaaaaatcgaaatttataatgaattcaaaagaattattatttaactttgaaCTTGAACGAAtccgaacttcatttaaaacttttgacaAATGTAGACGCGAAGCATTGTGACATAAACATGTTTTTTGTACTCAAATCcttataaatttctattaatttaagtaaatttaaatcgtttataaattaacaatgtttaaattttcagttatatgcttctaaattcaactatttcaattttaatcgcaaaatttaaatttatgatacggttttttatttaatagagtTTGGAATGTTAAGCcttttggaacatttttcaaataaaaaaaaaatcaatattcaatgTCTGGTTTTAAAATCTGCTCATTTTAAGTGTAGAATTTGCTAAATTGTctgaatttttcatcttttttaaattgattctggagacattttattaaaaattattgaacatttaatatttaaaactacaACACTGTGAAATCCCAAACctccaaaaattaagaaatttaaaaccaaacattttCGAACTTAAGCAATtgcagcaaaaaaaaacaactttatttttaaggcctcaatgattaaactttttagaaatgCGCATTCGAaactataatttcaaattaaaattatagatattttaaagatttcttcaaatttgtgagaaaatttatactgattttttattgcgaaaagtaaatgtttaaaaaaatgacagatttgaaaccgattaaaattatttcctgaaatttcgaaaaagaaagtggaggaatttaaagcaaaatgttattaaatattcaagaaagtttaagaggtatttagaaatttcaaaaagattcaaaactgAATCAATACTTGAagatatttccaaaaatgtaaaaaaatgtacatatttaaatatttggaaacaagttttaaatcttcttaagaattttgaaacgtttcacaataacaaaattttttttaaatttatgggaaaattttaactaagtttttattttgaaaaattgactataagaaaatattcttaaacattctaaaacatttcataaattgTCGAGAACAGAATCTGgaaaatttgaaggcaatttttttttaatttttgagaattttaagaaagattttggaaaaattcgaataatttaaaaagacatttagaatgtgtttaaaagatttagaaattcttcacaaaaaatttaaaatttcaaaaaattgtaatcaaaatgtaaatttatttcgaaaaattaatttctacgaaaatttaaaaagatattaaaataaatcaaaatatgtCTATAAATGACGAAAAGAAAAGGGAAGGGAAGATTTAAagcgaatttttttacttttgaaacatttttggaataaatcgacatctgaaatcattaaaaacctttttgaactttctcaaaaatcttattcattatttattcgaaatttttattttgtattcaaaattatatatcgtctcaaattataattcaatcaattttttttctttttttcactgaaaaatcttgttttgttaaaaattgaactatttgtttgcaaattcgtctttttggttaaacgtgCTACtggtaaaaatgatatattttcggttgaggattcatcttcttttgttgaaaatttaactattttttgcaacatacctaacttttttgttaataatccaTACTTCCAGGTTGAAAATCCAaggattttctagaaaattcgcctttttggcttaaaaattccataattgtcattttcaactgaacttcaactacatatttgaaagttgaactactcttgttgaaaagttaactattttgttaaaaattcgtattttttggttgaaaaataatttcttcaactaaaaatacaactattccgtttttggttaaaaattgtattagttggttgaaaattcaacaattttgttataaagtaaaatttttgtagaaagtcTTTCTTTGGGTCGaaacttcaacaatttcgttgaaaatgaacttatttttgttgaaattttaacttgacatatctgaaattcttttaaatctttttaaattttctttaaaatcctagaaaaattatatttatatgatctcgaaaacaaataaacaataattcgacatttttattttatattaaaaattgcttcTCAACTCATCTTAAATAAAttccttatttataaaaagttttgaattgtcGTACCCTGATGTGGCAAGTGCTGTACGATTTCGGAATGCATTTTTACAAATTGGACACAAGCCTCTCAGTTTTTTTGCCTCCTCAGGaatctggaattttaaataatattttaatttttgaaaatgatagcttttttttatttaaaaacttacggTTGGAGGCACTGGTGTCGGAAGATCAGTCAAACTTTTGGCGTAGATTTCGTTATCCCACCATTGTAAAAATCGAAGGAAAAAAGCTCCTACTTCCAAAGATTTTGCAGCAACTTCTTCGAAAATGGTACCACCATCACCCCAGGTGAAAGTGCCAtcttttattttgtacaaaagatCTGTGATTACTACAGTTGGCCTCACGAAAGAATAAGAAAGTGTCACTGATATTAATCGCAATAATGGTGATGGATAATTTGATTTTCCGGATATATAAAGTAACAAATTCTGTAATATTGCAACCTCTCGTATTACGTCACAAACTGTGTACACCTTTATGAGaccttttatcaaatttattttccatttctgaaattaaaaatttcaaaaatagttcaatgttttaattgaaagaaaaatttataactgtctttcagaaataaaaaattcactcaCTGGAAGATTGTTTGAGGGTTCTTCGTCGGTGTATTCTCTTTTCAGAGCCTCGAGTTTTCTATTTATGTACGGAAAAAGTACTAGTAAAATTAAAGAGGCTATTTTTTGTTTTCTACTTAAAATGGAGGTGGTGTTTGTATCAGTCACAGCCACTCTTTTCAAGCCGTAAAATTTTTCAGAGAAAGAGGCatctagaatttttttagatGTTAAATAATTGTATGATGTGtaactttttgatattttaaaattggtatgaaaagattattatttacTAACTGTGGCGATTCAGATAATAATTTTGTAAGGCACCATTCAAAAGAAGAAATGCCTCATCGTTCCATCGAAGTAACCATCCATATTTTTCGGGATTGTGTCCTGCTAATACctagtataatttatttaaaaaaaaaagatgcagTGAAAGCGAAAAATGATACTTTATTGCTTATTCTTTTGTCATTTGTAGGATTATAATGAAgcaaactgtaaaaaaattatttatgagcaTTCTTTGATGCAGCAGTTTTAaattacaattcataaaaatattttaaataaaaattcatgcacTTACCATATTCCTACGATTTCATatcgaaatatattgtatttttaacaaaacagttgaattttcaaacaaatagttgatttgtccactaaaaaatgttaagttttccaccaaaaatggaatagttaaattttcatttaaataaataactttttacgagttgaatttaacgaaaaatacgaatttttaattaaatagcaaAGTTTTATACCTACAAAGATCAATgttgaaaccaaaaagatcagctttcaacaaaagattttaatttttaataaaaaattattattcactcaagaaaaaaaaattctaccaaattcttaaatttttaacacaaaaaatcgattttttaagacgatgacgatttttctacaaaacagttcaatattcaacctggaaagatgaatttgctacaaaaaagttgattttttttaacaaaatatttttttcagaaaattcatcgtctcaggttgaatattgaactgttttgtagaaaaatcgtatttatgggccaaaaatttaagaattttgtagaatttttgtttcttgactgaataataatttttcataaaaaattaaactctttgttaaaaattgatcttttttatttcaacattgatctttgtaggtataaaattcaactatttggtctcaaattgaacatttttgttaaaaattcgtattttttcgttgaatttaactggaaaaaagtaatttatttaaataaaaatttaactactccatttttggtggaaaacttaatattttttagtcggaaaatcaactatttggttgaaaattcaactgtttcgttaaaagtgcaatatatttcgatttgaaatttttggaatattttaccaacatgaattttggtttaaaaaaataatatataaaaatattatttattattgaattagaAACTTCCTGACtgcttataatattaccaaatttgaaaattttcaaatttaaataattacaattttttacaaatttcattatttaataaaaatacaataatcgaatatttttataacaaaatttgtaatgtttaaagtttctaaaactattgttgaaatttaaaataacaataattgaacaaaatatatttttggatgcaattttttccaattacagttttattttaaattccaaaagtaattttagaaatttaccaAGTCAGGAATTTCAGTTTCGGATGTTCTCTttcagtaatacattttttaaattaaaatttgtcatttggaaatttcgcttaaaattgaacattattgaaaagttttttttgtatgaTGGTTTCTCCTTTTATGTCAGTAAAATAATGTTTGATCTTTCCTCTATTTTCCtccattttcgtgaaaattattaccctatttcccctgttttgatcTCTTTTTAAGCTattattcctgtttttttttaaataatttgttgcacTTTGTACAGCGCGATAAAAATGTGATAAGAAAATAGTACGCTGTTTTTTGAATGTGCATATTTCATTGTAGAATTTAGTCAAATTAAAAAGGTTTACAATTAGATAAAATATTGCAGTTTTGAAGAAACTGGAATTCCAgacagatttaaattaaaatattttgaaaaagataagaCATGAACATAAGAACATAACCTTACCGAAACAACTTTACCAAACGCAGGTTCAAGAATAGACGCCAAAGATTCTTGAGCTACAATCTCAAAAAGGGAAGGTTTCGCATAAGAAATTCCTGTCAAATTCACTCCCTTTTCACCcatgattttctattttcttttattatctaCTACAGCTTTATAACATGTAACATGGTAATGAAAATTCCTTCATTCTTCTCTATTTTGCTCGCTTGTCACTAGTGTGAAGTGAACTGCACATcgatgaaaaaaacattttgacaGGTGACAGTTGAGTTTATTGACAGAAAACAGCTGTTCGCATGATCACGCCATTCACGTATAAGAAATAACAGAAACATAAAATCAACAGAAAAATAAGCaatttgctttctttaaaaaaaaagcctttttaCTTACACAGAGAGAGGTTATTTTGCCTCTCCTTTTTACGTTTTTACGGTTTTTACGCTACATTTCAGATTTATGTAGATTTAATATAGTCAGAGTAACCGCAATTACAAACTGGTTTTTGtttttaccttaaaataaaaccaacacTGTTTCTAAACAGCATAATAACTACtttttagaaatgtaaattttcgcgCTTAACAATAGAAAGCCAATTCTACTAATCGCAAAATATgcttagaagaataaaaaacgtaata comes from Belonocnema kinseyi isolate 2016_QV_RU_SX_M_011 chromosome 5, B_treatae_v1, whole genome shotgun sequence and encodes:
- the LOC117173343 gene encoding peroxisome assembly protein 12; this translates as MGEKGVNLTGISYAKPSLFEIVAQESLASILEPAFGKVVSVLAGHNPEKYGWLLRWNDEAFLLLNGALQNYYLNRHNASFSEKFYGLKRVAVTDTNTTSILSRKQKIASLILLVLFPYINRKLEALKREYTDEEPSNNLPKWKINLIKGLIKVYTVCDVIREVAILQNLLLYISGKSNYPSPLLRLISVTLSYSFVRPTVVITDLLYKIKDGTFTWGDGGTIFEEVAAKSLEVGAFFLRFLQWWDNEIYAKSLTDLPTPVPPTIPEEAKKLRGLCPICKNAFRNRTALATSGYIFCYQCILPVIQRYGKCPVTNYPATEDDLIRLYVQ